A portion of the Lathamus discolor isolate bLatDis1 chromosome 5, bLatDis1.hap1, whole genome shotgun sequence genome contains these proteins:
- the DLL1 gene encoding delta-like protein 1 → MGGRFLMTLALLSVLLSRCQVGCSGVFELKLQEFVNKKGLLSNRNCCRGGGPGGGGLQQCDCKTFFRVCLKHYQASVSPEPPCTYGSAITPVLGANSFSVPDGAGGADPAFSNPIRFPFGFTWPGTFSLIIEALHTDSPDDLTTENPERLISRLATQRHLAVGEEWSQDLHSSGRTDLKYSYRFVCDEHYYGEGCSVFCRPRDDAFGHFTCGERGEKVCNPGWKGQYCTEPICLPGCDEQHGFCDKPGECKCRVGWQGRYCDECIRYPGCLHGTCQQPWQCNCQEGWGGLFCNQDLNYCTHHKPCKNGATCTNTGQGSYTCSCRPGYTGSNCEIEINECDANPCKNGGSCTDLENSYSCTCPPGFYGKNCELSAMTCADGPCFNGGRCTDNPDGGYSCRCPLGYSGFNCEKKIDYCSSSPCANGAQCVDLGNSYICQCQAGFTGRHCDDNVDDCASFPCVNGGTCQDGVNDYSCTCPPGYNGKNCSTPVSRCEHSPCHNGATCHERNNRYVCECARGYGGLNCQFLLPEPPQGPVIVDFTEKYTESQNAQFPWIAVCAGIILVLMLLLGCAAMVVCVRLRVQKRHHQPDACRSETETMNNLANCQREKDISISVIGATQIKNTNKKVDFHSDNSDKNGYKVRYPSVDYNLVHELKNEDSVKEEHSKCEAKCETYDSEAEEKSAVQLKSDTSERKRPDSVYSTSKDTKYQSVYVISEEKDECIIATEV, encoded by the exons ATGGGAGGTCGGTTCCTGATGACACTCGCcctcctctctgtgctgctgagccgCTGCCAG GTCGGCTGCTCCGGGGTCTTCGAGCTGAAGCTGCAGGAGTTTGTCAATAAGAAGGGGCTGCTCAGCAACCGCAACTGCTgccgcggcggcggccccggcggcggcgggctgCAGCAGTGCGACTGCAAGACCTTCTTCCGCGTCTGCCTCAAGCACTACCAGGCCAGCGTCTCCCCCGAGCCGCCCTGCACCTACGGCAGCGCCATCACCCCCGTCCTCGGTGCCAACTCTTTCAGCGTCCCCGACGGCGCGGGCGGCGCGGACCCGGCCTTCAGTAACCCCATCCGCTTCCCCTTCGGCTTCACCTGGCCC GGCACCTTCTCGCTCATCATTGAAGCTCTGCATACGGACTCTCCTGATGACCTCACCACAG AAAACCCTGAGCGCCTCATCAGCCGCCTGGCCACCCAGAGGCACTTGGCAGTAGGTGAAGAGTGGTCCCAGGACCTGCACAGCAGTGGCCGCACTGACCTCAAGTACTCTTACCGCTTTGTGTGTGATGAGCACTACTATGGAGAAGGCTGCTCTGTCTTCTGCCGCCCCCGAGATGATGCCTTTGGTCACTTCACTTGTGGAGAGCGTGGCGAGAAGGTCTGCAATCCGGGCTGGAAAGGCCAGTACTGCACTGAGC CGATTTGTTTGCCTGGATGCGATGAGCAGCACGGCTTCTGCGACAAACCTGGGGAATGCAA atgcaGAGTGGGTTGGCAGGGCCGATACTGCGATGAGTGCATCCGATACCCGGGCTGCCTTCATGGTACTTGTCAGCAGCCGTGGCAGTGCAACTGCCAGGAAGGCTGGGGTGGCCTTTTCTGCAACCAAG ACCTGAACTACTGCACCCACCACAAGCCTTGCAAGAACGGTGCCACATGCACCAACACTGGACAGGGGAGCTACACGTGTTCTTGCCGACCTGGGTACACAGGCTCCAACTGTGAGATTGAAATCAATGAGTGTGACGCCAACCCTTGCAAGAATGGCGGAAGCTGTACT GATCTTGAGAACAGCTACTCCTGCACATGCCCCCCAGGATTCTATGGTAAAAACTGTGAGCTGAGTGCGATGACTTGTGCTGATGGACCGTGCTTCAATGGTGGGCGATGCACTGACAACCCTGATGGGGGATACAGCTGCCGCTGCCCACTGGGTTATTCTGGGTTCAACTGTGAGAAGAAAATCGATtactgcagctccagcccttgTGCTAATG GAGCCCAATGCGTTGATCTGGGGAACTCCTACATATGCCAGTGCCAGGCTGGCTTCACTGGGCGACACTGTGATGACAATGTGGATGACTGCGCCTCCTTCCCCTGCGTGAATGGAGGGACCTGTCAGGATGGTGTCAATGACTATTCCTGCACCTGCCCGCCGGGATACAATGGGAAGAACTGCAGCACCCCTGTGAGCAGATGCGaacacagcccctgccacaaCGGGGCCACTTGCCATGAAAGAAACAACCGCTACGTCTGTGAGTGCGCCCGGGGGTATGGTGGGCTCAACTGCCAGTTCCTGCTCCCCGAGCCGCCGCAGGGACCGGTCATCGTGGACTTCACCGAAAAGTACACAGAAAGCCAGAATGCCCAGTTCCCCTGGATTGCTGTCTGCGCTGGGATTATCCTGGTCCTCATGCTACTGCTGGGGTGTGCTGCTATGGTCGTCTGCGTCAGGCTCAGAGTGCAGAAGAGGCACCACCAGCCTGATGCCTGCAGGAGCGAGACTGAGACCATGAACAACCTGGCCAACTGCCAGCGCGAGAAGGACATATCCATAAGTGTCATTGGTGCCACTCAGATAAAGAACACGAATAAGAAAGTAGACTTTCACAGCGATAACTCTGATAAAAATGGCTACAAAGTCAGATACCCATCAGTGGATTACAATTTGGTGCATGAACTCAAGAATGAGGACTCTGTTAAAGAGGAGCACAGCAAATGTGAAGCCAAGTGTGAAACATATGATtcagaggcagaggagaaaagtGCAGTACAACTAAAGAG TGatacttctgaaagaaaaagaccagATTCAGTATATTCCACTTCAAAGGACACAAAGTACCAGTCGGTGTATGTCATATCAGAAGAGAAAGATGAGTGCATCATAGCAACTGAG GTGTAA